A section of the Macadamia integrifolia cultivar HAES 741 chromosome 9, SCU_Mint_v3, whole genome shotgun sequence genome encodes:
- the LOC122088330 gene encoding pirin-like protein, which produces MNLKSIKDRYLPRLSPIKFNLLVLFGFVCWAIIFHSFLPKININRNMSSSSDQSSVLSKPRSVVKRVIPNAQNEGDGAIVRRSIGSMQLNRLDPFLLLDEFAVSPPAGFPDHPHRGFETVTYMFEGAFTHQDFAGNKGTIRPGDVQWMTAGRGIVHSEMPAGDGVSKGLQLWINLSSEDKMIEPRYQDLLKEDIKRAETDGVEVRIIAGESMGVKSPVFTRTPAMYLDFTLKPGSEWHQSIPESWNAFVYMIEGEGVFGSSDASPAEAHNLLVLGSGDGLKVWNKSSQPLRNEPIAQYGPFVMNTKAEIQKTFEDYHYHKNGFEKASQWRSEPVSR; this is translated from the exons atgaatttgaaatctATAAAAGACCGCTATCTGCCGAGGCTTTCCCCAATCAAGTTCAACTTACTTGTTCTTTTCGGCTTCGTTTGTTGGGCAATaatctttcattcttttcttcccAAGATCAATATCAACCGTAACATGTCTTCAAGTAGTGATCAATCCTCTGTTCTTAGTAAACCTAGATCGGTTGTGAAGAGGGTCATTCCCAATGCTCAAAATGAAGGAGATGGAGCTATTGTTAGAAGAAGCATTGGAAG TATGCAATTGAATCGTTTGGATCCATTCCTCTTGTTAGATGAGTTCGCTG TTTCCCCTCCTGCTGGATTCCCTGATCATCCTCATAGAGGTTTTGAGACTGTCACTTACATGTTCGAG GGAGCTTTCACTCATCAAGATTTTGCTGGAAACAAGGGCACAATCAGACCTGGTGACGTACAG TGGATGACTGCTGGTCGGGGTATAGTTCACTCAGAAATGCCTGCAGGGGATGGGGTCAGCAAAGGATTGCAGCTTTGGATCAATTTGTCATCTGAAGACAAAat GATTGAGCCCAGATACCAAGACTTGCTCAAGGAAGATATCAAGAGAGCAGAGACAGATGGGGTTGAGGTCAGAATCATAGCAGGAGAAAGCATGGGCGTCAAGTCTCCAGTATTCACAAGGACACCAGCAATGTACCTTGATTTCACGCTGAAACCTGGATCCGAATGGCATCAAAGCATCCCAGAGTCATGGAATGCCTTTGTATATATGATTGAAGGAGAGGGTGTGTTTGGATCCTCAGATGCATCACCAGCAGAGGCTCATAACCTTTTGGTCTTGGGCTCAGGGGATGGGCTGAAAGTGTGGAACAAGTCAAGCCAGCCACTCAGGAATGAACCCATTGCTCAATATGGACCCTTTGTGATGAACACTAAAGCTGAGATCCAGAAGACCTTTGAGGACTATCACTACCATAAGAATGGCTTTGAAAAGGCTAGCCAGTGGAGATCTGAACCAGTCTcaagatga
- the LOC122088329 gene encoding pirin-like protein — translation MKLKSICHRYLPRLSPIKFNLFVLFCFICWALIFHSFLPKINSNMSSSSDQSSVLSKPRSVVKRVIPNAQSEGDGAVVRRSIGSMQLNRLDPFLLLDEFTVSHPAGFPDHPHRGFETITYMFEGAFTHQDFAGNKGTIRPGDVQWMTAGRGIVHSEMPAGDGVSKGLQLWINLSSEDKMIEPRYQDLLKEDIKRAETDGVEVRIIAGESMGVKSPVFTRTPAMYLDFTLKPGSEWHQSIPESWNAFVYMIEGEGVFGSSDASPAEAHNLLVLGSGDGLKVWNKSSQPLRFALIGGQPLNEPIAQYGPFVMNTKAEIQKTFEDYHFHKNGFEKARQWRSERVSR, via the exons ATGAAATTGAAATCTATATGTCATCGGTATCTGCCTAGGCTTTCCCCAATCAAGTTCAACTTATTTGttcttttctgtttcatttGTTGGGCATTAATCTTCCACTCTTTTCTACCCAAGATCAATAGTAACATGTCTTCAAGTAGTGATCAATCCTCTGTTCTTAGCAAACCCAGATCGGTTGTGAAAAGGGTCATTCCCAATGCTCAAAGTGAAGGAGATGGAGCTGTTGTTAGAAGAAGCATTGGAAG TATGCAATTGAATCGTTTGGATCCATTCCTCTTGTTAGATGAGTTCACTG TTTCCCATCCTGCTGGATTCCCTGATCATCCTCATAGAGGTTTTGAGACTATCACTTACATGTTCGAG GGAGCTTTCACTCATCAAGATTTTGCTGGAAACAAGGGCACAATCAGACCTGGTGACGTACAG TGGATGACTGCTGGTCGGGGTATAGTTCACTCAGAAATGCCTGCAGGGGATGGGGTCAGCAAAGGATTGCAGCTTTGGATCAATTTGTCATCTGAAGACAAAat GATTGAGCCCAGATACCAAGACTTGCTCAAGGAAGATATCAAGAGAGCAGAGACAGATGGGGTTGAGGTCAGAATCATAGCAGGAGAAAGCATGGGCGTCAAGTCTCCAGTATTCACAAGGACACCAGCAATGTACCTTGATTTCACCCTGAAACCTGGATCCGAATGGCATCAAAGCATCCCCGAGTCATGGAATGCCTTTGTGTATATGATTGAAGGAGAGGGTGTGTTTGGATCCTCAGATGCATCACCAGCAGAGGCTCATAACCTCTTGGTCTTGGGTTCAGGGGATGGGCTTAAAGTGTGGAACAAGTCAAGCCAGCCACTCAGATTTGCTTTGATTGGAGGGCAGCCTCTGAATGAACCCATTGCTCAATATGGACCCTTTGTGATGAACACTAAAGCTGAGATCCAGAAGACCTTTGAGGACTATCACTTCCATAAGAATGGCTTTGAAAAGGCTAGGCAGTGGAGATCTGAACGAGTCTCAAGATGA